The genome window CTGGGGTAATGACATGGCATCGTTTTTTTAAATCAAAGATGAATAACGCTGGGGTTACAAGATAATGACAAAAAAACAGCCGCCATTAGCGGCGCTGCCAATATCTGTTGAGCAATTAACACGTTTACAGACGGCCGTTGATGATTTTTCATCTCATCAACTCGCATGGCTTTCTGGGTATTTGTGGGGAGTGGTAAATCAAAATACGCAAGTTGATGCATCGGTCAGTACGCCTGCAGTTACGCAAGACACTATCACAATTATCTCAGCTTCACAGACAGGAAATGCACGTCGCCTATCAGAGCAGCTCAGAGAGCGCTTGGTTGCTGAAAAAATTAGTGTGAACTTAGTGAATGCAGGGGATTATAAATTCAAGCAAATCAACCAAGAGAAAGTGTTGGTTATTGTAGCGTCAACACAAGGTGAAGGGGAGCCCGCCGAAGAAGCGGTTGCACTGTATAAATACCTTCATTCTAAAAAAGCCCCTAATTTATCACAAACCAGCTATGCGGTTTTCGCGCTGGGAGATTCTTCTTACGAAAAATTTTGCCAAGCGGGTAAAGATTTCGATTCGCAACTTGCATCATTAGGGGCCGTATCGTTAACCGAGCGAATTGATGCCGATGTTGAGTATCAAGCGATTGCGAGTGAGTGGGTTGAAAACCTGACACAAATTTTAAAAGCTCGCCTTCCTGCTCAAAGTGATAGCCAATTATTGGCGACTCAAACAGGAAGTGTGAATGAAATTCATTCATCACCTTATAGTAAAACTGCGCCATTAACTGCGTCACTTCTGAGCAATCAAAAGATCACCAGTCGAGACTCGCAAAAAGATGTTCGCCATATTGAAATTGATCTCGGTGACTCTGGTTTACGTTATCAACCTGGTGACGCGCTAGGTATTTGGTTCGATAATGACCCTGCTTTAGTTGATGAGCTGGTGGCTTTGTTGTGGTTGCAAGGTGACGAAGAAGTCTTTATTGGTTCACAGCGCCATTCATTACGCGATGCGCTAATTTATCAATTAGAACTGACACAAAATACCCCAGTAATTGTTGAAAAATACGCTCAGTTGTCAAAAGATGATGCGTTGTTGTCATTGATTAGGGATAAAGCCGCTATTTTGCACTACGCACAAAATACGCCAATCGTCGATATGGTACGCCAAGCGGCATCTCAGCCTACTGCCCAAGAATTTGTTGACCTACTGCGTCCGCTAACCCCTCGTTTGTACTCGATTTCTTCTTCCCAATCTGAGGTAGAAAATGAAGTTCATGCAA of Providencia rettgeri contains these proteins:
- the cysJ gene encoding Sulfite reductase [NADPH] flavoprotein alpha-component yields the protein MTKKQPPLAALPISVEQLTRLQTAVDDFSSHQLAWLSGYLWGVVNQNTQVDASVSTPAVTQDTITIISASQTGNARRLSEQLRERLVAEKISVNLVNAGDYKFKQINQEKVLVIVASTQGEGEPAEEAVALYKYLHSKKAPNLSQTSYAVFALGDSSYEKFCQAGKDFDSQLASLGAVSLTERIDADVEYQAIASEWVENLTQILKARLPAQSDSQLLATQTGSVNEIHSSPYSKTAPLTASLLSNQKITSRDSQKDVRHIEIDLGDSGLRYQPGDALGIWFDNDPALVDELVALLWLQGDEEVFIGSQRHSLRDALIYQLELTQNTPVIVEKYAQLSKDDALLSLIRDKAAILHYAQNTPIVDMVRQAASQPTAQEFVDLLRPLTPRLYSISSSQSEVENEVHATVGVVRYEIDGKARTGGASGFLADRLNEDDELRIFIEHNDNFRLPQDPNTPVIMIGPGTGIAPFRAFLQQRDNDGATGKNWLFFGNPHFVDDFLYQVEWQRYVKDGLLTHISLAWSRDQQEKIYVQDKLREQGEEVWQWLQEGAHIYVCGDANRMAKDVEQALLDIVSQYGNMDSEEADEFLSELRVMRRYQRDVY